Proteins encoded in a region of the Xylocopa sonorina isolate GNS202 chromosome 1, iyXylSono1_principal, whole genome shotgun sequence genome:
- the LOC143432565 gene encoding sphingomyelin phosphodiesterase isoform X2, with protein sequence MPRQRWIMTNIFILIFLTGMLEIVIGNPIGDRSRRKAEVATTNWTQLADDWIAARLKSTEKMDVTILPFVDKPKYLPPTTETVIINGTNPDQLQQYNYSRMLWELESAQPSGHLTGFVDKALKLLDLKQVMNEVETSVMSKVSCTACKVGAGLLQHYIKAGRSDKEIMNNILQFCVSLNIQSRRVCEGVTSLFGGEVIYVLKQVDMGPAQICSFVIGDACDDTYNPLHEWEVAFPPVNKPPVKPPVPPQEGAPTFKVLHISDTHYDPYYQEGSNADCNEPLCCRFTNGAPLTPAAAAGRWGDYRKCDTPKRTVEHMLKHIADTHSDIDYILWTGDLPPHDVWNQTREENLKVLHETVTQMIEMFPGIPIFPALGNHESAPVNSFPPPFVPKENGISWLYDALDKHWRRWLPAGVSRTVRRGAFYSVLVRPGFRILSVNMNYCNNKNWWLLINSTDPVSELQWLVYELQGAEINGEKVHIIGHIPPGHSDCLKVWSRNYYQIINRYESTITAQFFGHTHYDEFQLFYDVADLGRAVSVAYIGPSVTPYYELNPGYRIYYVDGDHPKTTRMVVDHESWVMNLKEANLYDYPIWHKMYSARQAYQIPSLLPKDWDSLIDKMSNEPSLFDLYYKHYYKNSPVRPPCNDECRKRLLCDLRSGRSHDRKALCQSLESRIDNETRTGWRAWIYNGLAFSISVFMAIPRFAYNLPKYVLGLG encoded by the exons ATGCCAAGACAAAGATGGATCATGACGAACatttttattctaatttttcttactgGCATGTTGGAGATCGTTATTG GAAATCCCATCGGAGACAGGTCAAGACGGAAAGCAGAAGTGGCCACGACAAACTGGACACAGCTTGCGGACGATTGGATCGCTGCAAGACTGAAGAGTACGGAAAAGATGGATGTTACTATATTACCATTCGTGGATAAACCGAAATATCTCCCGCCAACCACAGAAACTGTTATTATTAACGGCACTAATCCCGATCAATTGCAACAG TATAATTATTCAAGAATGCTATGGGAGCTCGAAAGTGCACAACCTTCCGGACATCTGACAGGATTCGTGGACAAGGCTTTAAAATTGTTAGATTTAAAGCAAGTCATGAACGAGGTGGAGACATCGGTGATGTCGAAAGTGTCTTGTACGGCGTGTAAAGTGGGCGCTGGTCTTCTTCAGCATTACATAAAGGCTGGCAGGAGCGACAAGGAAATAATGAATAACATTTTGCAATTTTGCGTATCTCTTAATATACAAAGTCGTCGAGTTTGTGAAGGAGTCACGTCACTTTTTGGA GGGGAAGTCATTTACGTGCTGAAGCAAGTAGATATGGGACCAGCGCAGATCTGTAGCTTTGTTATTGGTGACGCGTGCGACGATACGTACAATCCTTTGCACGAGTGGGAAGTAGCATTCCCACCTGTGAATAAACCGCCTGTGAAACCTCCCGTGCCGCCCCAAGAAGGTGCGCCTACCTTCAAGGTCCTTCACATCTCTGATACGCATTACGATCCTTACTATCAAGAAGGCTCGAACGCGGATTGTAACGAGCCGTTATGCTGCCGATTTACCAACGGGGCACCTTTAACTCCGGCAGCGGCTGCTGGTCGTTGGGGTGATTACAGGAAATGCGATACGCCAAAAAGAACCGTCGAGCATATGTTGAAGCATATCGCCGACACGCATTCT gaTATAGATTATATTCTGTGGACTGGTGATTTGCCACCGCATGATGTATGGAATCAGACGCGGGAGGAAAATCTGAAAGTTCTCCACGAAACGGTGACACAGATGATTGAAATGTTCCCCGGAATACCGATCTTTCCAGCACTGGGAAACCATGAAAGTGCTCCTGTAAATAG CTTTCCGCCACCATTTGTTCCAAAGGAAAATGGAATATCTTGGCTGTACGATGCGCTCGATAAACATTGGAGGCGTTGGTTACCGGCGGGTGTATCGCGTACCGTTCGCCGAGGTGCCTTTTATTCGGTCCTGGTACGTCCAGGCTTTAGAATTCTCTCTGTAAATATGAATTATTGCAACAACAAAAACTGGTGGCTACTGATAAACAGCACAGATCCAGTTAGTGAACTGCAATGGCTTGTCTATGAGTTGCAAGGTGCTGAAATTAATGGCGAAAAGGTTCACATTATTGGTCACATTCCACCTGGGCACTCAGACTGTTTGAAGGTGTGGTCTAGGAATTATTATCAGATCATTAACAG GTATGAATCAACAATCACGGCGCAATTTTTTGGCCATACTCACTACGATGAATTTCAACTGTTTTACGATGTTGCTGATCTTGGAAGAGCTGTTAGTGTAGCTTATATTGGGCCATCGGTTACGCCTTATTACGAACTTAATCCAGGCTATAGAATATACTATGTTGATGGTGACCATCCAAAAACAACAAGG ATGGTCGTCGATCATGAAAGTTGGGTAATGAATCTAAAAGAAGCGAACCTTTACGATTATCCCATCTGGCATAAGATGTACAGTGCTCGACAAGCGTATCAAATTCCATCACTTTTGCCTAAAGATTGGGATTCTTTGATAGATAAGATGAGCAACGAGCCGTCGCTCTTCGATTTATATTATAA GCATTATTATAAGAATTCTCCTGTAAGGCCGCCATGTAATGACGAATGCCGAAAGAGATTACTCTGCGATTTGCGAAGCGGAAGAAGTCACGACCGTAAAGCATTATGTCAGAGTCTTGAATCTAGGATAGATAACGAAACAAGGACAGGCTGGCGAGCTTGGATTTACAACGGACTCGCTTTTTC AATATCCGTTTTCATGGCGATCCCTCGATTTGCATACAATTTGCCGAAGTACGTACTAGGTCTTGGATAA
- the LOC143432565 gene encoding sphingomyelin phosphodiesterase isoform X3, translating to MPRQRWIMTNIFILIFLTGMLEIVIGNPIGDRSRRKAEVATTNWTQLADDWIAARLKSTEKMDVTILPFVDKPKYLPPTTETVIINGTNPDQLQQYNYSRMLWELESAQPSGHLTGFVDKALKLLDLKQVMNEVETSVMSKVSCTACKVGAGLLQHYIKAGRSDKEIMNNILQFCVSLNIQSRRVCEGVTSLFGGEVIYVLKQVDMGPAQICSFVIGDACDDTYNPLHEWEVAFPPVNKPPVKPPVPPQEGAPTFKVLHISDTHYDPYYQEGSNADCNEPLCCRFTNGAPLTPAAAAGRWGDYRKCDTPKRTVEHMLKHIADTHSDIDYILWTGDLPPHDVWNQTREENLKVLHETVTQMIEMFPGIPIFPALGNHESAPVNSFPPPFVPKENGISWLYDALDKHWRRWLPAGVSRTVRRGAFYSVLVRPGFRILSVNMNYCNNKNWWLLINSTDPVSELQWLVYELQGAEINGEKVHIIGHIPPGHSDCLKVWSRNYYQIINRYESTITAQFFGHTHYDEFQLFYDVADLGRAVSVAYIGPSVTPYYELNPGYRIYYVDGDHPKTTRMVVDHESWVMNLKEANLYDYPIWHKMYSARQAYQIPSLLPKDWDSLIDKMSNEPSLFDLYYKHYYKNSPVRPPCNDECRKRLLCDLRSGRSHDRKALCQSLESRIDNETRTGWRAWIYNGLAFSQCLLVMEHLTWWLEFPMLL from the exons ATGCCAAGACAAAGATGGATCATGACGAACatttttattctaatttttcttactgGCATGTTGGAGATCGTTATTG GAAATCCCATCGGAGACAGGTCAAGACGGAAAGCAGAAGTGGCCACGACAAACTGGACACAGCTTGCGGACGATTGGATCGCTGCAAGACTGAAGAGTACGGAAAAGATGGATGTTACTATATTACCATTCGTGGATAAACCGAAATATCTCCCGCCAACCACAGAAACTGTTATTATTAACGGCACTAATCCCGATCAATTGCAACAG TATAATTATTCAAGAATGCTATGGGAGCTCGAAAGTGCACAACCTTCCGGACATCTGACAGGATTCGTGGACAAGGCTTTAAAATTGTTAGATTTAAAGCAAGTCATGAACGAGGTGGAGACATCGGTGATGTCGAAAGTGTCTTGTACGGCGTGTAAAGTGGGCGCTGGTCTTCTTCAGCATTACATAAAGGCTGGCAGGAGCGACAAGGAAATAATGAATAACATTTTGCAATTTTGCGTATCTCTTAATATACAAAGTCGTCGAGTTTGTGAAGGAGTCACGTCACTTTTTGGA GGGGAAGTCATTTACGTGCTGAAGCAAGTAGATATGGGACCAGCGCAGATCTGTAGCTTTGTTATTGGTGACGCGTGCGACGATACGTACAATCCTTTGCACGAGTGGGAAGTAGCATTCCCACCTGTGAATAAACCGCCTGTGAAACCTCCCGTGCCGCCCCAAGAAGGTGCGCCTACCTTCAAGGTCCTTCACATCTCTGATACGCATTACGATCCTTACTATCAAGAAGGCTCGAACGCGGATTGTAACGAGCCGTTATGCTGCCGATTTACCAACGGGGCACCTTTAACTCCGGCAGCGGCTGCTGGTCGTTGGGGTGATTACAGGAAATGCGATACGCCAAAAAGAACCGTCGAGCATATGTTGAAGCATATCGCCGACACGCATTCT gaTATAGATTATATTCTGTGGACTGGTGATTTGCCACCGCATGATGTATGGAATCAGACGCGGGAGGAAAATCTGAAAGTTCTCCACGAAACGGTGACACAGATGATTGAAATGTTCCCCGGAATACCGATCTTTCCAGCACTGGGAAACCATGAAAGTGCTCCTGTAAATAG CTTTCCGCCACCATTTGTTCCAAAGGAAAATGGAATATCTTGGCTGTACGATGCGCTCGATAAACATTGGAGGCGTTGGTTACCGGCGGGTGTATCGCGTACCGTTCGCCGAGGTGCCTTTTATTCGGTCCTGGTACGTCCAGGCTTTAGAATTCTCTCTGTAAATATGAATTATTGCAACAACAAAAACTGGTGGCTACTGATAAACAGCACAGATCCAGTTAGTGAACTGCAATGGCTTGTCTATGAGTTGCAAGGTGCTGAAATTAATGGCGAAAAGGTTCACATTATTGGTCACATTCCACCTGGGCACTCAGACTGTTTGAAGGTGTGGTCTAGGAATTATTATCAGATCATTAACAG GTATGAATCAACAATCACGGCGCAATTTTTTGGCCATACTCACTACGATGAATTTCAACTGTTTTACGATGTTGCTGATCTTGGAAGAGCTGTTAGTGTAGCTTATATTGGGCCATCGGTTACGCCTTATTACGAACTTAATCCAGGCTATAGAATATACTATGTTGATGGTGACCATCCAAAAACAACAAGG ATGGTCGTCGATCATGAAAGTTGGGTAATGAATCTAAAAGAAGCGAACCTTTACGATTATCCCATCTGGCATAAGATGTACAGTGCTCGACAAGCGTATCAAATTCCATCACTTTTGCCTAAAGATTGGGATTCTTTGATAGATAAGATGAGCAACGAGCCGTCGCTCTTCGATTTATATTATAA GCATTATTATAAGAATTCTCCTGTAAGGCCGCCATGTAATGACGAATGCCGAAAGAGATTACTCTGCGATTTGCGAAGCGGAAGAAGTCACGACCGTAAAGCATTATGTCAGAGTCTTGAATCTAGGATAGATAACGAAACAAGGACAGGCTGGCGAGCTTGGATTTACAACGGACTCGCTTTTTC ACAATGCCTTCTGGTGATGGAACATTTAACATGGTGGTTGGAATTTCCAATGCTATTATA A
- the LOC143432565 gene encoding sphingomyelin phosphodiesterase isoform X4 translates to MPRQRWIMTNIFILIFLTGMLEIVIGNPIGDRSRRKAEVATTNWTQLADDWIAARLKSTEKMDVTILPFVDKPKYLPPTTETVIINGTNPDQLQQYNYSRMLWELESAQPSGHLTGFVDKALKLLDLKQVMNEVETSVMSKVSCTACKVGAGLLQHYIKAGRSDKEIMNNILQFCVSLNIQSRRVCEGVTSLFGGEVIYVLKQVDMGPAQICSFVIGDACDDTYNPLHEWEVAFPPVNKPPVKPPVPPQEGAPTFKVLHISDTHYDPYYQEGSNADCNEPLCCRFTNGAPLTPAAAAGRWGDYRKCDTPKRTVEHMLKHIADTHSDIDYILWTGDLPPHDVWNQTREENLKVLHETVTQMIEMFPGIPIFPALGNHESAPVNSFPPPFVPKENGISWLYDALDKHWRRWLPAGVSRTVRRGAFYSVLVRPGFRILSVNMNYCNNKNWWLLINSTDPVSELQWLVYELQGAEINGEKVHIIGHIPPGHSDCLKVWSRNYYQIINRYESTITAQFFGHTHYDEFQLFYDVADLGRAVSVAYIGPSVTPYYELNPGYRIYYVDGDHPKTTRMVVDHESWVMNLKEANLYDYPIWHKMYSARQAYQIPSLLPKDWDSLIDKMSNEPSLFDLYYKHYYKNSPVRPPCNDECRKRLLCDLRSGRSHDRKALCQSLESRIDNETRTGWRAWIYNGLAFSFYLAGKDNIIVL, encoded by the exons ATGCCAAGACAAAGATGGATCATGACGAACatttttattctaatttttcttactgGCATGTTGGAGATCGTTATTG GAAATCCCATCGGAGACAGGTCAAGACGGAAAGCAGAAGTGGCCACGACAAACTGGACACAGCTTGCGGACGATTGGATCGCTGCAAGACTGAAGAGTACGGAAAAGATGGATGTTACTATATTACCATTCGTGGATAAACCGAAATATCTCCCGCCAACCACAGAAACTGTTATTATTAACGGCACTAATCCCGATCAATTGCAACAG TATAATTATTCAAGAATGCTATGGGAGCTCGAAAGTGCACAACCTTCCGGACATCTGACAGGATTCGTGGACAAGGCTTTAAAATTGTTAGATTTAAAGCAAGTCATGAACGAGGTGGAGACATCGGTGATGTCGAAAGTGTCTTGTACGGCGTGTAAAGTGGGCGCTGGTCTTCTTCAGCATTACATAAAGGCTGGCAGGAGCGACAAGGAAATAATGAATAACATTTTGCAATTTTGCGTATCTCTTAATATACAAAGTCGTCGAGTTTGTGAAGGAGTCACGTCACTTTTTGGA GGGGAAGTCATTTACGTGCTGAAGCAAGTAGATATGGGACCAGCGCAGATCTGTAGCTTTGTTATTGGTGACGCGTGCGACGATACGTACAATCCTTTGCACGAGTGGGAAGTAGCATTCCCACCTGTGAATAAACCGCCTGTGAAACCTCCCGTGCCGCCCCAAGAAGGTGCGCCTACCTTCAAGGTCCTTCACATCTCTGATACGCATTACGATCCTTACTATCAAGAAGGCTCGAACGCGGATTGTAACGAGCCGTTATGCTGCCGATTTACCAACGGGGCACCTTTAACTCCGGCAGCGGCTGCTGGTCGTTGGGGTGATTACAGGAAATGCGATACGCCAAAAAGAACCGTCGAGCATATGTTGAAGCATATCGCCGACACGCATTCT gaTATAGATTATATTCTGTGGACTGGTGATTTGCCACCGCATGATGTATGGAATCAGACGCGGGAGGAAAATCTGAAAGTTCTCCACGAAACGGTGACACAGATGATTGAAATGTTCCCCGGAATACCGATCTTTCCAGCACTGGGAAACCATGAAAGTGCTCCTGTAAATAG CTTTCCGCCACCATTTGTTCCAAAGGAAAATGGAATATCTTGGCTGTACGATGCGCTCGATAAACATTGGAGGCGTTGGTTACCGGCGGGTGTATCGCGTACCGTTCGCCGAGGTGCCTTTTATTCGGTCCTGGTACGTCCAGGCTTTAGAATTCTCTCTGTAAATATGAATTATTGCAACAACAAAAACTGGTGGCTACTGATAAACAGCACAGATCCAGTTAGTGAACTGCAATGGCTTGTCTATGAGTTGCAAGGTGCTGAAATTAATGGCGAAAAGGTTCACATTATTGGTCACATTCCACCTGGGCACTCAGACTGTTTGAAGGTGTGGTCTAGGAATTATTATCAGATCATTAACAG GTATGAATCAACAATCACGGCGCAATTTTTTGGCCATACTCACTACGATGAATTTCAACTGTTTTACGATGTTGCTGATCTTGGAAGAGCTGTTAGTGTAGCTTATATTGGGCCATCGGTTACGCCTTATTACGAACTTAATCCAGGCTATAGAATATACTATGTTGATGGTGACCATCCAAAAACAACAAGG ATGGTCGTCGATCATGAAAGTTGGGTAATGAATCTAAAAGAAGCGAACCTTTACGATTATCCCATCTGGCATAAGATGTACAGTGCTCGACAAGCGTATCAAATTCCATCACTTTTGCCTAAAGATTGGGATTCTTTGATAGATAAGATGAGCAACGAGCCGTCGCTCTTCGATTTATATTATAA GCATTATTATAAGAATTCTCCTGTAAGGCCGCCATGTAATGACGAATGCCGAAAGAGATTACTCTGCGATTTGCGAAGCGGAAGAAGTCACGACCGTAAAGCATTATGTCAGAGTCTTGAATCTAGGATAGATAACGAAACAAGGACAGGCTGGCGAGCTTGGATTTACAACGGACTCGCTTTTTC CTTTTACCTTGCAGGAAAAGATAACATCATAGTtctttaa
- the LOC143432565 gene encoding sphingomyelin phosphodiesterase isoform X1, with protein sequence MPRQRWIMTNIFILIFLTGMLEIVIGNPIGDRSRRKAEVATTNWTQLADDWIAARLKSTEKMDVTILPFVDKPKYLPPTTETVIINGTNPDQLQQYNYSRMLWELESAQPSGHLTGFVDKALKLLDLKQVMNEVETSVMSKVSCTACKVGAGLLQHYIKAGRSDKEIMNNILQFCVSLNIQSRRVCEGVTSLFGGEVIYVLKQVDMGPAQICSFVIGDACDDTYNPLHEWEVAFPPVNKPPVKPPVPPQEGAPTFKVLHISDTHYDPYYQEGSNADCNEPLCCRFTNGAPLTPAAAAGRWGDYRKCDTPKRTVEHMLKHIADTHSDIDYILWTGDLPPHDVWNQTREENLKVLHETVTQMIEMFPGIPIFPALGNHESAPVNSFPPPFVPKENGISWLYDALDKHWRRWLPAGVSRTVRRGAFYSVLVRPGFRILSVNMNYCNNKNWWLLINSTDPVSELQWLVYELQGAEINGEKVHIIGHIPPGHSDCLKVWSRNYYQIINRYESTITAQFFGHTHYDEFQLFYDVADLGRAVSVAYIGPSVTPYYELNPGYRIYYVDGDHPKTTRMVVDHESWVMNLKEANLYDYPIWHKMYSARQAYQIPSLLPKDWDSLIDKMSNEPSLFDLYYKHYYKNSPVRPPCNDECRKRLLCDLRSGRSHDRKALCQSLESRIDNETRTGWRAWIYNGLAFSYVHDQAYSGDINTNEVDVHVDT encoded by the exons ATGCCAAGACAAAGATGGATCATGACGAACatttttattctaatttttcttactgGCATGTTGGAGATCGTTATTG GAAATCCCATCGGAGACAGGTCAAGACGGAAAGCAGAAGTGGCCACGACAAACTGGACACAGCTTGCGGACGATTGGATCGCTGCAAGACTGAAGAGTACGGAAAAGATGGATGTTACTATATTACCATTCGTGGATAAACCGAAATATCTCCCGCCAACCACAGAAACTGTTATTATTAACGGCACTAATCCCGATCAATTGCAACAG TATAATTATTCAAGAATGCTATGGGAGCTCGAAAGTGCACAACCTTCCGGACATCTGACAGGATTCGTGGACAAGGCTTTAAAATTGTTAGATTTAAAGCAAGTCATGAACGAGGTGGAGACATCGGTGATGTCGAAAGTGTCTTGTACGGCGTGTAAAGTGGGCGCTGGTCTTCTTCAGCATTACATAAAGGCTGGCAGGAGCGACAAGGAAATAATGAATAACATTTTGCAATTTTGCGTATCTCTTAATATACAAAGTCGTCGAGTTTGTGAAGGAGTCACGTCACTTTTTGGA GGGGAAGTCATTTACGTGCTGAAGCAAGTAGATATGGGACCAGCGCAGATCTGTAGCTTTGTTATTGGTGACGCGTGCGACGATACGTACAATCCTTTGCACGAGTGGGAAGTAGCATTCCCACCTGTGAATAAACCGCCTGTGAAACCTCCCGTGCCGCCCCAAGAAGGTGCGCCTACCTTCAAGGTCCTTCACATCTCTGATACGCATTACGATCCTTACTATCAAGAAGGCTCGAACGCGGATTGTAACGAGCCGTTATGCTGCCGATTTACCAACGGGGCACCTTTAACTCCGGCAGCGGCTGCTGGTCGTTGGGGTGATTACAGGAAATGCGATACGCCAAAAAGAACCGTCGAGCATATGTTGAAGCATATCGCCGACACGCATTCT gaTATAGATTATATTCTGTGGACTGGTGATTTGCCACCGCATGATGTATGGAATCAGACGCGGGAGGAAAATCTGAAAGTTCTCCACGAAACGGTGACACAGATGATTGAAATGTTCCCCGGAATACCGATCTTTCCAGCACTGGGAAACCATGAAAGTGCTCCTGTAAATAG CTTTCCGCCACCATTTGTTCCAAAGGAAAATGGAATATCTTGGCTGTACGATGCGCTCGATAAACATTGGAGGCGTTGGTTACCGGCGGGTGTATCGCGTACCGTTCGCCGAGGTGCCTTTTATTCGGTCCTGGTACGTCCAGGCTTTAGAATTCTCTCTGTAAATATGAATTATTGCAACAACAAAAACTGGTGGCTACTGATAAACAGCACAGATCCAGTTAGTGAACTGCAATGGCTTGTCTATGAGTTGCAAGGTGCTGAAATTAATGGCGAAAAGGTTCACATTATTGGTCACATTCCACCTGGGCACTCAGACTGTTTGAAGGTGTGGTCTAGGAATTATTATCAGATCATTAACAG GTATGAATCAACAATCACGGCGCAATTTTTTGGCCATACTCACTACGATGAATTTCAACTGTTTTACGATGTTGCTGATCTTGGAAGAGCTGTTAGTGTAGCTTATATTGGGCCATCGGTTACGCCTTATTACGAACTTAATCCAGGCTATAGAATATACTATGTTGATGGTGACCATCCAAAAACAACAAGG ATGGTCGTCGATCATGAAAGTTGGGTAATGAATCTAAAAGAAGCGAACCTTTACGATTATCCCATCTGGCATAAGATGTACAGTGCTCGACAAGCGTATCAAATTCCATCACTTTTGCCTAAAGATTGGGATTCTTTGATAGATAAGATGAGCAACGAGCCGTCGCTCTTCGATTTATATTATAA GCATTATTATAAGAATTCTCCTGTAAGGCCGCCATGTAATGACGAATGCCGAAAGAGATTACTCTGCGATTTGCGAAGCGGAAGAAGTCACGACCGTAAAGCATTATGTCAGAGTCTTGAATCTAGGATAGATAACGAAACAAGGACAGGCTGGCGAGCTTGGATTTACAACGGACTCGCTTTTTCGTACGTACATGATCAAGCTTATTCTGGTGATATTAACACCAACGAAGTTGACGTACATGTAGATACATAG